The region AAGCTCCTACAAGTTTACCATACCAAGGCCAATTAAACTCGGTGTCTGATGCAGCATGAACACCTAAAAAACTCCCTCCATTATTAATGTATTTTTTAAAATGTTCTTGTTGTTTTACATTTAGTACATCACCTGTGGTATTAAGAAAAATAACCAATTTGTAGCGTTGCAAATCTTCTGCATTAAAGACCTCTGAATATTCTGTATGAGTAACACTAAAATTATGATCTACACCTAAACTTTCCAATGTTTGCACACCAATTTCTATAGCCTTATGCCTATAACCTTCGGTTTTTGAAAATACTAAAACCTGATCTGAAGACTGACTAAACCCAGATACCCAAGCTAAGATAAAAACCAATATAAACTTCATAGTCTTAATTTATAGATTGTAAATATTTTTTGGGGGTTGTTCCATATTTCTTTTTAAAAGCCGATATAAAATGACTAGAAGTACTATATCCTACTTTAAGTCCAACTTCGTTTACATTTAAACCTCCTGTTTCTAACAGTTTTCTGGCTTCTTCCATTTTATAATCAAATAAAAAGCTAAACACAGAGTCACCATAAATTTGCTTAAACCCTTCTTTAAGTTTTTTAAGACTTAACCCTATTTCGTCTGCTAATTCCTGCAAGCTTGGAGGTTCTGCCATTCTTGAAATTATAATATCCTTAGCTTTTCTAATTTTTATCACATTAGTTTCATCTACCAAAAACGGACATTGTTCTGTATCTGCATCTTCACTCCTATTAAAGTAAAGACTTAACAATTCATACGCTTTACCTTTAAAATAAAGGTTTTTAATTGAATCGTTTAAATTATAATGAATCATTTGGGTAAGTACAATAGCCATTGATGGTGAAATTTTACCATCTTTATAATATTTTTTATCTTTATTATCGTGACTTAAAAAAGTAATATAATCGGCTTCTTGAGAAAATAACCCATGAAACTCTTTTATAGAAATTAAGATAGTTACCAACCAAGAATTAGGATTAACCTCTAAATGTATAGGTAAATCTTGTTGCGGGTTATAAAGTAACAACGAATTTTCTTCATTTATATTCAAAGTATAGCTCCCTTTATTAAACTTAAAAGCAGCAGATCCCTTTAAACAAAAATGAAATTGTATAAAACTACTATCAATAGCTTTCTCTAAAACCTCAACTTCAAGCCCCTCATTTTGATAAGTTAACACTAAAAACCCTTGATCTATAAAGGTTTCTTTAAAAGTTCCTACAGCGATATTTTTTTCTCTCATATGCTCTATAAAATAAATCCATTTTATTTAGACTTCTTCTAAACAAACTATAACGAAAACGTTGTTATACTAGCAAATGTATGATATTTATTAGATTAGATTAAAAAAATAAGTTAAAAAACCAGAAACGACACTAAAAGTTCTTTCAGCGTTATTTTTTTACATTTAGTCACTTTACATTTGTTCAAAATTTGCAACCAATATATTTAATGAATCAGAATCACGGATCTAGAGGCACCTATTTTTATGCCATCGGGTTAAGTTATAAAAAGGCAGACGCTGAAATTAGAGGACATTTTAGTCTTGATGATGCAGCTAAATTAAACCTTCTAAAGCAGGCTAAGGCTTCTGGTATAGAAAGTTTAATAGTAACCTCTACCTGTAATAGAACAGAAATTTATGGTTTTGCAGAACACCCATTTCAACTTATAAAATTATTATGCGATAATACTAAAGGCACTGTAGACGAGTTTCAAAAAGTAGCATATGTATACAAAACCAAAGAAGCAATCTCTCACATGTTTCGTGTTGGTTCTGGATTAGATAGCCAAATTCTTGGAGATTTTGAAATTATTAGCCAACTAAAAACTAGTGCTAAACTGTCTAAAAAACTTGGTTTATTAGATACGTTTTTAGAGCGTTTAATTACAATGGTTACTCAGGCGAGTAAACGCATAAAAAATGAAACCGAAATTTCTTCGGGTGCAACATCGGTCTCTTTTGCTTCTGTACATTATATTTTAAATAATGTTCCAGACATATCTAATAAAAATATATTACTCTTTGGTACAGGAAAAATAGGAAGAAACACTTGCGAGAATTTAGTTAAACACACTAAAAACGAACAAATAACTTTAATTAACAGAACCAAAGATAAAGCCGAACGTATTGCTGTAAAATTTAATTTACTAGTTAAAGATTATGCCAATTTACAAGAAGAAATAAATAATGCAGATGTTTTAGTTGTTGCAACTGGGGCACAAAACCCAACGGTAGATAAACACTTAATACAAACTAAAAAACCGCTTTTAATTTTAGATTTATCTATTCCTAAAAACGTACATGAAAATGTAACAGACCT is a window of Formosa sediminum DNA encoding:
- a CDS encoding ThuA domain-containing protein; its protein translation is MKFILVFILAWVSGFSQSSDQVLVFSKTEGYRHKAIEIGVQTLESLGVDHNFSVTHTEYSEVFNAEDLQRYKLVIFLNTTGDVLNVKQQEHFKKYINNGGSFLGVHAASDTEFNWPWYGKLVGAYFLDHPKACEAKLKVVDASHVSTKHLPSTWSHFDEWYNFKTISPNIHPVLLLDETSYSGGKNKDYHPIAWYQEFDGGRSFYTGLGHTKEAYTDPKFINHLLGGIAYCLNR
- the hemA gene encoding glutamyl-tRNA reductase; translation: MNQNHGSRGTYFYAIGLSYKKADAEIRGHFSLDDAAKLNLLKQAKASGIESLIVTSTCNRTEIYGFAEHPFQLIKLLCDNTKGTVDEFQKVAYVYKTKEAISHMFRVGSGLDSQILGDFEIISQLKTSAKLSKKLGLLDTFLERLITMVTQASKRIKNETEISSGATSVSFASVHYILNNVPDISNKNILLFGTGKIGRNTCENLVKHTKNEQITLINRTKDKAERIAVKFNLLVKDYANLQEEINNADVLVVATGAQNPTVDKHLIQTKKPLLILDLSIPKNVHENVTDLEGVTLIHLDYLSQITDATLEKRKAYIPVAETIIEDVKKEFNDWLETRKFAPTIKALKNKLLDFKSAELDVQRKKISDFNEAQAELISNNIIQKITNHFAHHLKDEDFSTNESLELIKKVFQLETSTNA
- a CDS encoding helix-turn-helix transcriptional regulator, whose translation is MREKNIAVGTFKETFIDQGFLVLTYQNEGLEVEVLEKAIDSSFIQFHFCLKGSAAFKFNKGSYTLNINEENSLLLYNPQQDLPIHLEVNPNSWLVTILISIKEFHGLFSQEADYITFLSHDNKDKKYYKDGKISPSMAIVLTQMIHYNLNDSIKNLYFKGKAYELLSLYFNRSEDADTEQCPFLVDETNVIKIRKAKDIIISRMAEPPSLQELADEIGLSLKKLKEGFKQIYGDSVFSFLFDYKMEEARKLLETGGLNVNEVGLKVGYSTSSHFISAFKKKYGTTPKKYLQSIN